DNA sequence from the Streptomyces tsukubensis genome:
TCGTCGTCGCGCCCTTCGCCTCCCCGCTGCGTGCCCTCGCCGGACGGCCCGGCGTCGCCGCGGTGTTCACCGAGGCCGACCCTTCCGTCGCCGCGTTCCGGACCGCGCTCGGCCGGATCGACAGCCCCGCGGGCGCCGTCCTCGTCGACGACGCCGACATGCTCATCGGCGCCGAGATCGACGGCGATCTGTCGGCACTCGCCCGCGGCAGCGCCGGGGACGGCTGGGGACTGGTCGTCGCCGGGAACAACGAGGCCCTGTTCAGCGGAGTGCCCGGCTGGCACGCCCTCGTCCGCCGCAACCGCTGCGGCGCGCTCCTCGCCCCGCGCGCGCTGGGCGACGGCGAGATCCTCGGGCTGCGGGTGCCGCACGGGCTTCTGGGCGCCGACACCGAACCGGGCCGCGCCCATCTCCACCTCGGCGACGGCCGGTTCCGTACGGTACGGGTCCCCGCCCCGGCCCCCGACGGCGCCGCCGTACCGACGGGCTGACCCGCCCGCCCCGCACGACCGGGGCCCGGACCGCACCAGGGCGGTCCGGGCCCCGTACCCGTACCCTCAGCCGTCGTTGCCGTCGGCGTCGGCATACTCGAACGAGAACGTGGCCGTGACGGCGGAGAAGAGGTCGTACAGCGGGTCGGCGAGCGGCAGATTGGGGCTGTAGCCGGTGATCACCAGCACCCGGCGGGACCCCGGCACCGGAACGACGGTGTGCATCACCAGCATCCGGTACGACACCCCGTTCGCGGCATCGGCCTCCTCCACCCCGGTCAGCCGCCCCACCGGGCCGATGCCCGGCAGCTCGACGGTCGTGAACTGCCGTTCGCCCCGCCCCCCGCGGCGCCGCCCGGTCGCGGAGAAGTGACGGGCCAGCTCATGGGCGGTGAAGCTCTCACCCGGCGGCGGGGTCAGCCGGAAGATCATCATCCCGGCCAGCAGCAGCCCGTCCTCGAACATGCCGGTGATACCCGAGGCATAGACCGCCCCGTGCCGCCGGGCCGTCGCGAGGATCCGGCGGGCATTGCGGAACGTCGCGTTGATCAGCTCGCGCTCGGCCCGGTCCGGGGACTGCCGCAGCATCGCGGCGCGCACCGGGGCGAGCCCGTCCCCGTCCAGGTCGTACTGCGTCCAGGTCTCCGGAACGGCGATACCGAAGGAGTCCGGCTCCCGCAGCACCGCGGCCGTCCCGCTGCCGTTCCCGGTCATGCCCCCGCCCCCTGCGGTGCCGCCGGGGTGCCCTCGTCCTTCAGGGACGAGGCCATCTCCCGGTCGGCGTCCGCGAAACCCTTCACGACCATGTCGCAGCCCTCCTTCAGCCCCTTGCACTCCCGCTTGAGCTGGAACCGCCCGTCGTTCCACGCCTCGTCGAAATCGCGCCCGGCGGCGGCGAGCGGCGGCCCCACGGCGACCGCGTCAAAGCCCGCGGCCCGGGTGTCGATCAGCTCCATCACCCGCCCGATGAGCTGCCCCATCCGCTCCACCTCCGCTCCCGGCATATCTATTTCGGCCATCGTCGGACCGCCTTCCCCGGTATCCGGACCCGGCGGGAACTCCCCGCCGCTGCCGCGCACACGGACGGCGGAACGGAAAGGTTCAACGGCCGCTTGTTGAACCGTCGTTCAGAAGCTGGAACCCTGGCGGGGTGGGGATCCGACTCCGTTCCACCAGACTCTCGCCCGCGCGCCAGACGGTCGCCGCCGCGTTGCTCGTCGCCGTCGTCGTCACCGCGGTCGTCGCCAACCGCCCGGCCGGGGCCGGGGACGGGCCGCCCGGCGGCGCCTACGTCCCGTTCGCCGCCCTGCCCGCGGCCGCCCCCGAACCCCGCCCCGGGCCCGACGCCGCCACCGGCTCCTGGACCGTGGAGTGCGGCCGCAACGAACGCGGCCACTACAACACCGACAACGTGGTGACCTCCCCCGGTCTGGTCGGCGGCGCCCACCACACCCACGACCACGTCGGCAACACCACCACCAGCGCCCTCTCCACGGACGCAAGCCTCGCCGCCGCGCCCACCACCTGCACCGGCGGCGACCGCTCCGCCTACTTCTGGCCCGTGCTGCGCCGCCTCGACCGCAAGGGCGCCGACGCCGGTTCCCACGGCGGCGGACGCCACGGGAACACCGGCCGGATCCTGGTGCCCTCCGAGGTCCGTATCGCCTACCTCGGCAATCCGGCCGGACAGGTGCTCCCGTACCCCGCCGGACTGCGCATGATCACCGGGGATCCGGTGGCCGCCACCACCACCGACACGAACGTCCGCGCCCGCTGGGGCTGCTCCGTGGACCCCGGCCGCTCCACCACCCGCTACCCGCGCTGCCCCGAGGGCAGTGCCCTCACCCGTACCCTCTCCTTCCCGAGCTGCTGGAACGGGCTCCACCCCGACAGCGACAACCACCGCACACACATCGTCCACCCGGACCCGGCCGGGACCTGCCCGCCCGCCACCTTCCCGGTGCCACGGCTGCGGATCACCCTCTCCTACGAGCTCCCCGACGGAGTGCCGTTCGCCGTGGACTCCTTCCCCGAACAGCGGCGGGACCCCCGGACCGACCACGCCATGTACGTCGGAGCCCTCCCCGAACGAGCGCGTACGGAGATGGCCGACTGCCTCAACGAAGGCCGTCACTGCCGGGGTTGAACCGTCCGCCGCTCCCGGCCGTGTTCAGCGCAACGGACCGGCGGAGGACGGATGGACGGAGTGAGTGGATGGCCGCACTGTGGTCACGCGCCCGGCAGAGGTCGAGCGACGAAATACTGATCCGGGCGCTGTACGAGGAGCACGGCAGGGCGCTGCTCGCCTACGCTTCGCGGCTCACGGGCGACCGGGCGGCGGCGGAGGACGTGGTCCAGGAGACGCTGATCCGGGCCTGGAAGCACCACGAGTCGCTGACCAACGGCAAGGGCTCCGTCCGCGGCTGGCTGCTGACCGTGGCCCGCAATATCGTCACGGACCGCTGCCGCGCCCGCGCCGCCCGCCCCACCGAGGTCGCGGAATCCCCGGCGAACGGGCCGGTCGAGGGCGACCACGCGGAGGCCGTCGTCGACTCGATGGTGGTGCTGGAGGCACTCGACCGGCTGTCCCGGGACCATCGCGAGGTGCTGGTGGAGCTGTACTTCCAGGGCCGTACGGTCACCGAGGCGGCCAAGGTCCTCGGAATACCGGCGGGAACGGTCAAATCCCGATCACACTATGCCCTGAAGGCATTGAGAGAGCTGTACACCGGGAACGGTGAACCGAGGCAACCCGAAGGCAAGAGCCGGCTGGTCGTGGTGAAGGAGGCGGCGGCATGAGCATCCAGCAGCACGACAGCGCACTGCTCGGCGCCTATGTGCTCGGCGCCCTCGACGAAGAGGAGAACCGCGAGATCGAGGCCCATGTGGCCGGCTGCGAGGGATGCCGGATGGAGGTCGAAGCACTCAGGGAACTGGAGGCCACGCTCGGCGAGTTGCCGCCGGAGGCGTTCCTCGAAGGACCGCCCGAGGACGGCGATCTGCTGCTCGGGAGGACCCTGCGCCGGGTCCGTGCCGAACGGGACAGGGCCGAGACCCGCCGCCGTACCGTGCTGGCCGCGGTCGCGGCGGTCGCCGCCGTCTCCGTCCTCGGCGCCGGCTTCTTCCTGGGCCGGGGCGCCGACGAGGAGAAGACGGTGGTGCAGCCCCGGGTCACGGTCACACCGGTGGCCCCGGCCCCGCCCGCGGGCGTCAGGGTCGCCTCCGCGACCGATGCCGGGACCGGCGCCCGGATGGCGGTCCGGCTGACCCCGGCGGCCGACTGGGTCCGGGTCAACGTCGCCGTCGGCGGCATCCCGGCAGGGGAGCTGTGCCGGTTGCTGGTCGTCTCCAGGAGCGGGAAGACGGAGGTGGCGGGGAGCTGGACGGTCGGCAGCGCCGAGAAGGGCTCCAACCTGGACGGCTCGGCGGCGATCCCGGCCGCGGAGGTGAAGGAGGTCGTCGTGGAGAACGCGGCGGGCAAACGGTACGTGGTGGCCCGTATGGCGTGACGGCCCGTTGGGAGCGCGAGGCCGGGGACCGGGGCGGGCGCCGAGCAGGCGCCCGCCCCGGGCGTTCCGCCGCCCCCGGAAAAACCGTTGCGGCCCGCCTGACCCCCGTGAAGGGTGTGCTGCATGATGCAACTGACGGAAATAAGCGGACTTGCGCGGTATGTCAATGAGGACTGGCAGTCGCCGGTGGCCGATGCCGTCGCCGCCCGGTGGGGGATCGCCCCCGGGGTCGCGCGCTGGTGGCGGTCGAGCGCCTCGCACGTGTTCGTCGTCCCCGGCACCCCGGAACCGGACACCGCCCGGTATCTGCGGTTCGTACCCGAACGGTACGCGGCCTACGGGCGGTTCGGGACGATCGCCGCCCTGATGGACCGGCTGCACGACAGCGGTCTGGCGCTCGCCCCGCCGGTCAGGTCCGCCGGGGGCCGCCTCGTGGAGACCGTGGAGACACCGATCGGGACCGTACGCGCCATGTGCCTCACCGAGGCACCCGGCGAGGAGACCGGAGTCGAGGAGCTGACCGTGGCGCAGGCACGGGCCTGGGGCGCCCTCCTCGCGGACACCCACCGGCACGCCGCCGCACTGGACCCGGGGGTGACCGGCGCGCTGCCGCGTCCGCTCGACACGATCGCCGGAGCGGCCCGCCTCTATGCGGACGACACCGAACTCGCCGCGGCCGTCACGGAGCTGGCCGCCCGCCTTGCCGGTCTGGCCCGCGATCCGGAGGTGTACGGCGTGGTCCACGGCGACTTCGAACTGGACAACCCCGCCTGGGAGAACGGGACCGCGACCGCCTTCGACTTCGACGAGGCCGCGCTCTCCTGGTACGCGGCGGATATCGCCCATGCGGTCCGGGACCTCACCGACGAAGGCCGCTCCGACCCGGCCCGAGCCGGGCTTCTCGACTCGTTCCTGGCCGGCTACCGAGAGGTCCGGCCCCTGCCCGGGGCCGGACCGGACGAACTGCTCCTGTTCGCGGGCGCCAACGCGGCCCGCAGCCTGGTCGAGCTGCATCCCGTGTTCGCGACCCTCGACGAAGGCCGCCCCGACGACCTCGACGGGCTCCGGGCGGATCTGGCCGGACACCGCGACGAGCAGCGCCGCATCGTCATCGCCGCCGCGGGCCTGCCTCCGGCGGCCGCCGACGCCCGCCGTCCCCACCCCCCGTGGGGGAACGGCGGGCGTCCGGGCGGGTTCAGCCGTTGACGTACGACCCGAGGTGGCGGGCCGTCAGGGTGTCCCCGGCGGTGACGAGTTCGCGGGGGGTGCCGGTGAAGACGACCTGGCCGCCGTCGTGACCCCCGCCGGGGCCGATGTCGATGATCCAATCGGCGTGGGCCATGACGGCGAGGTGGTGTTCGATCACGATGACCGAGTTCCCGGTGTCCACCAGCCGGTCCAGCAGCGCCAGCAGTTTGTCCACGTCCGCGAGGTGGAGACCGGTCGTGGGCTCGTCGAGGATGTACGTGGACGATTTCTCGGCCATGTGGATGGCCAGCTTCAGCCGCTGGCGCTCACCGCCGGAGAGGGTGTTCAGCGGCTGGCCGAGGCGGACGTAGCCCAGCCCGACGTCATGGAGCCGGCCGAGGACGGTACGGGCCTGGCCGGAGACGAAGAAGCCGTGCGCCTCCGCGATCGGCATCTCCAGCACCTCGCTGATGTTCTTGCCGCGCAGGGTGTAGGTCAGGACCTCCGGGGTGTACCGCTTGCCCTCGCACTGCTCGCAGACCGAGGCGACCCCGGCCATCATCGCCAGGTCCGTGTAGACGAGGCCGACACCGTTGCAGCCCGCGCAGGCCCCCTCCGAGTTGGCGCTGAACAGGGCGGCCTTGACGCCGTTCGCCTTGGCGAAGGCGTTGCGGATCGGGGCGAGCAGCCCCGTGTAGGTCGCCGGATTGGAGCGGCGCGAACCCCGGATCGGGGACTGGTCGGCGACGACCACGCCCTCCCGGTGGGAGAGATGGCCGTGGATCAGGGAGCTCTTCCCCGAGCCCGCGACCCCCGTGACCACCGCGAGGACCCCCAGCGGGACGTCCACGGAGACGTTCTTGAGGTTGTGGAGGGTGGCGTTCTCGATGGAGAGCTTGCCCTTCGGCGTCCTGACGGTCTCCCGCAGGGCCGCCCGGTGGCCCAGATGGCGGCCGGTGAGGGTGCCGGACGTACGCAGCCCGGCGACATCGCCCGCGTACCCGATCAGCCCGCCTTCGGTGCCCGCGCCGGGCCCGAGGTCGACCACATGGTCGGCGATGGCGATGACCTCGGGCTTGTGCTCGACGACGAGGACCGTGTTGCCCTTGTCCCGCAGCCGGACGAGCAGACCGTTCATCCGCTGGATGTCATGGGGGTGGAGACCGATCGTGGGCTCGTCGAAGACATAGGTGACATCGCTGAGCGGGGAGCCCAGATGCCGGACCATCTTCACCCGCTGGGCCTCGCCGCCGGAGAGACTGGAGGAGGTGCGGTCGATGCTGAGGTAGCCGAGGCCGATCTCGACCAGCGAGTCGAGGAGTCCGTGCAGACTGCCGAGCAGCGGGGCCACGGCCGGGGCGTCCAGCTTCCGCACCCACTCCGCGAGGTCGCTGATCTGGAGCGCCGAGCACTCGGCGATGTTCAGACCGCCGATCCGGCAGGAGAGCGCGGCCTCGTTGAGCCGGGCGCCGCCGCAGTCGGGGCAGGTGCGGAAGACGACGGCGCGGTCGACGAAGGCGCGGATATGGGACTGCATCGCCGCCCGGTCCTTGGCGAGGTACGTCCGCTTGATACGGGTGATCAGGCCCTCGTACGTCAGCGTGCTGGTGTCGACCTTGACCTTGGTGAGCGGCCGGTGGAGGAGATCGGACAGCTCGGTCTCGTCGAAGTCGCCGACCTTCTTGTCCGGATCGTAGAAGCCGGAACCCGCCATCACCTTCCACTGCCAGGAGTCGACGGGGAAGCCGGGGACCAGGATCGCGCCCTCGTTGAGGGACTTCGACCGGTCCACGACCTCGTCGACGTCGACGTCGGAGACCCGGCCGATGCCCTCGCAGCCCGGGCACATGCCTTCGGCGTTGTTGAAGCCGAAGTGGTGGGAGGGGCCGACATACGGTTCACCGAGCCGGCTGAAGACGATCCGCAGCATGGTGTACGCGTCGGTCGCGGTGCCGACCGTGGAGCGCGAGTTGGCGCCCATGCGCTCCTGGTCGACGACGATCGCGGCGCTGAGGTTCCGCAGCGCGTCCACCTCCGGACGGCCCACCGACGGCATGAACGACTGGATGAAGCTGGTGTACGTCTCGTTGATCAGGCGCTGGGACTCGGCCGCGATCGTGCCGAAGACCAGGGAGGACTTCCCGGAACCCGAGACGCCCGTGAAGACCGTGAGGCGCCGCTTCGGAATGTCCACGGAGACGTCGCGCAGATTGTTCTCACGGGCCCCGCGCACCTCGATGACGTCATGGCTGTCGGCGAGCGGGACATTGCCGGGGCCGGTCCCGTCGGGGCTGCTGCTGTGCTGGTGGAACGTGCCGTCGGCGGGCATGGCTGGACTCTCCTCGGGCTGGGCAGGGGAGCGCACGGGGCGGCGGCGGCGGGCCGGGCCCGCGGCGCTCGGAAACCTTTACTCTACCCTCATTGGATACACTGTACGCAGATCATGGCGGGCCGCATCCGGACCGGCGGAGCGCAGGCGCCGGGGATGCTCCTGCAGGCGTCAGGAGTCCTGGAGCAGGATGTCGCCGTCCTTGGAGCGGAGCGTGATCCCGTGGCGGGCGGCCGGGTCATGGGCCATGTCGACGTCCGTATCGCCGCCTTCGGAGGCCACCGACACCTTGTAGCGCCCCTTCGGGACGCGCAGGTTGATCCGGCCGCCGTCCGTGCGGACCGTCGCGGAGACCGGGGTGCGGGCCGTCAGATGGACCGTGCCGTCCGTGGCCTGGGCCCGGACCGGGCCGCCCTTGATGTTCCGCCCGGTGATCCGGCCCTTCCCGGTCACCACCTCGACCGCCCCGGTGACGCCGTTCATCTCGATACGGCCCGAGCCCGTCGTCACCCGGACCGCGCCGACCTGCGAGAGCTTGACCGTACCGCCGGAGACCTTGCCGCGGACGGGGGTGCCTTCGGGCACCTCCACCTCGTACTCGGCCGTACAGTCCTTGCCGCAGCCGCCGAGGACCAGAACGCCGTTCTCGACGCGGTACGTCGGCTTCTTCGGCCGGTCGCCCTTGTAGTCGACGCGGCGCTCCAGGGTGAGCGGGGCGCTGCCCTTGCGGCCCCGGACGGTGACATCGCCGGAGCCGTCCAGCAGCACCGAGTTGATCTTCCCGGAGAGGGTCGTGTTGTCGTCGAAGCTGTCGCCCCGGGTCATACCGCAGCCCGACAGCCCGGTCGTCACCACCCCGGCCACCGCCACCAGCGCGATCCGGCGCAGTCGCCGACGACGCATGAACGTCCCCCGTCCCCTCGGTCAACGGCCCCTTTGCCGGGGCCTGTTCGGCGCCGCGGGGACCTCCCTGTCCGACGCTACCGTGCCCGCCGCCGGACTGCCACGGTGCAGGTCCCGAGGGCGGGGCGGGACGGTGAAGAGACTGGCTAGGGGGCGCCTAGGGGTGTCGCACCCGTGGCGGCGCTGCTTACCGTGCTGGAGATTGCCCGTGGAGGACGATCGGCCGGGCACCGGAACATCGGGGAAGCTGCTGATGATCGAACGGATACTGCCCGACAGCGTGATCGCGTACGAGACGCTGACGGACCCGCCGGACGCGGTGCTCCTCCCCGAGGAGGAGGCCCTCGTCCGGGGAGCCGTGCCCAAACGGCGCGACGAGTTCAGGACCGGCCGCCACTGCGCCCGCCGGGCGCTCGCGGGACTCGGCTTCGCGGATCAGCCTCTGCTCCGCGGGCCCAAGGGTGCCCCCTTGTGGCCCGAGACGGTGGCCGGGAGCATTACGCACTGCGACGGATACCGGGCGGCAGCCGTCGCCCTGACCGAGGACGTCGTCTCCCTCGGTATCGACGCCGAACCCAACCAGCCCCTGCCCGAAGGGGTCCTGGAGGCGGTGGCGCTGCCGGAGGAGCAGGTCCGCATCAAGGAGCTGCTCCGCGGCCGGCCCGATGTGCGCTGGGACCGGCTGCTGTTCAGCGCCAAGGAGTGCATCTACAAGACCTGGTACCCGATCACCCGCCGCCCGCTGGGGTTCGAGGAGGCGACCGTCGACATCGACCCCGTCGGAGGCGGGTTCACCGCACGACTGGCGGACCGCAGCGTCCGCGGCGTCCCGGGCGCTCCCCGGGAGTTCACCGGCCGCTGGACGGCCGGTGGCGGGCTGGTCCTCGCCGCGATCGTCCGGCCCGCCGGGCACCGAACCGGAGCCTGATCGTCCGTCCCCGGCGGACGGCGCCGGAATCCCTCGACGCACAGCCCAGGAAGGAGCACCGCCGTGAGCCCGACCGAGCCGAATGTGGTTCTACGGGGCGGAACCTCGCCCTATCTCCCCGAAGTCCAGCGCATCCGCCGCGTGTCCGACACGGACGACACCCTGAAGCTGCTGCTGGGCAACCGCTACGAGCACTTCGAGCCCACCGGCGAGAGCGAACTCCACCAGGGCGTCGCGCTCCAGGTCTTCCGCTGGGTCGGGAGCACCAAGCCCGCCGAGTGACCGGGCCGCCCCCGGCGCCGTACCGTCGACGGTACAGCGCCGGGGGCGCCGCGCATCCTGATGCGGTGGGACGCAACGGCGGCGGCCGGAAGCCTGAAGGCTTCCGGCCGCCGCCGTCCCGTGGGGGGTCAGTGCGCGGAACCCGCCCGATGTCCGTCCAGATGTTCGGTGATCATGGCGAGGATCTGCGGTACGCAGTCGTTCAGGTAGAAGTGGCCCCCGGGGAAGACCCGGTAGTCGAAGGCGCCCTTGGTGTGGCCCTCCCAGGCCCGCGCGTCCGCCACGGTCGCCTTGGGGTCGCTGTCGCCGATCAGCGCCGTCACCGGGCAGGTCAGCTCCCGTCCCGGACCGGGGTTGTACGTCTCCGCCGCCTTGTAGTCGTTGCGGATCGCGGGAAGGATCATCCGGAGGACGTCCTCGTCGCCCAGCAGCGACGAGTTGGTGCCCGCCAGCGCCTTGATCTCGGCCACCAGACCGTCGTCGCCCCGCTCGTGGACGGTCTCCGGGCGGAACCGGGACGGCGCTCGCCGGCCCGATACGAACACCCCGGTCGGCACCACCCCGGCGGCTTCGAGCCGCAGCGCGACCTCGTAGCCCAGCGACGCGCCCATGCTGTGGCCGAAGAGCGCGAGCGGCCGGTCCGCCCACGGCAGCACCTCCCGCGTGACCGCGTCGGCCAGTTCTTCGATGGTCGGAATGCCCGGCTCGGACATCCGGTCCTGACGGCCCGGGTACTGGACCGCGAGCACTTCGACCTTCGGTGACAGCGCCCGGGACACGGGAACGAAGTAGCTGGCCGAACCACCGGCGTGCGGCAGGCAGACCAGACGGGTCCGGGCGTCCGGCGCGGGGTGGTAGCGCCGTATCCAGAGGTCGTTGGTGGAGGGGGAGGGCATGGTCGAAGGGTGTCCTTTCGCTCTGCGTCAGCCCGGCGGCGGGTGCCCGCCGTGGACGGCGCCGCCCGCGCGAGGGAGACTTCCGCGGCTCCCCCCTCCCCAAGCTGCCAGGCCCCGAGGCGCCCGGACAACCCCTGCCTTCCCCTACGGGGGTGCCCGGCCGGGGGAGTTCAGGTCGCGTCACCCGGGGTGGCCTGCGTGATCAGGGTCAGCTCCTCGGCGAGATCACGGGCGAGTCCGTGTGCCAGTCCTTCGATGCGGACCGCCCCCGCGGCCGAAGCGGTGGTGACGATCAGGGTCGACAGCCCGAACGCCCGCTGGAGCGGCCCGCGTACGGTGTCGACGGTCTGGATGCGCGACAGCGGTGCGATCCGCCACTCCTGCCACGCCCAGCCCGCCCGGGTGAACACCGCTTCGCCGGTGGTCTCCCAGCGGTGCACCCGGTACCGCCAGGACGGCATCACGGCCGTGTAGAGCAGACCGGGCGCCGCGATCAGGACCGCCGAGAGCAGCAGCCAGAAGCGGGCCGGGGCGATCAGCAGTCCGAGCAGGGCCAGGACCAGCACCGGCGGCAGTACGCCGACCAGGGCCCGCACCGTCCACCAGGCGACCGACCGCCGGTCCACCGCATGGTTCGGCGGGCGCAGGGCGAGCCGTGCCGAAGGCCCGCCCGCGGTCGTGGGACGGGCGTCGGTCGTTGCGGGATCGGCCATCGTCAGCTCCGGGAACGGGTCGCAGGGGATACCAGGGGAACGCTAAGCGGTTCGTGTCCGCAAGCGCCCGGCGCCGTACGAAGATCACCCGGAGTCACCGGCGAAAAGATCTTTACCTTCGCCGGCGGGGCCCCGGACAAGAACCAAAGGGGGGCGCAGTGAGGGGAAAGCGGGAGTTCCCGGAGCGGATCGTCCCGCCGGGGCGCTTCGA
Encoded proteins:
- a CDS encoding DUF1996 domain-containing protein encodes the protein MGIRLRSTRLSPARQTVAAALLVAVVVTAVVANRPAGAGDGPPGGAYVPFAALPAAAPEPRPGPDAATGSWTVECGRNERGHYNTDNVVTSPGLVGGAHHTHDHVGNTTTSALSTDASLAAAPTTCTGGDRSAYFWPVLRRLDRKGADAGSHGGGRHGNTGRILVPSEVRIAYLGNPAGQVLPYPAGLRMITGDPVAATTTDTNVRARWGCSVDPGRSTTRYPRCPEGSALTRTLSFPSCWNGLHPDSDNHRTHIVHPDPAGTCPPATFPVPRLRITLSYELPDGVPFAVDSFPEQRRDPRTDHAMYVGALPERARTEMADCLNEGRHCRG
- a CDS encoding PH domain-containing protein is translated as MADPATTDARPTTAGGPSARLALRPPNHAVDRRSVAWWTVRALVGVLPPVLVLALLGLLIAPARFWLLLSAVLIAAPGLLYTAVMPSWRYRVHRWETTGEAVFTRAGWAWQEWRIAPLSRIQTVDTVRGPLQRAFGLSTLIVTTASAAGAVRIEGLAHGLARDLAEELTLITQATPGDAT
- a CDS encoding thioesterase II family protein, which translates into the protein MPSPSTNDLWIRRYHPAPDARTRLVCLPHAGGSASYFVPVSRALSPKVEVLAVQYPGRQDRMSEPGIPTIEELADAVTREVLPWADRPLALFGHSMGASLGYEVALRLEAAGVVPTGVFVSGRRAPSRFRPETVHERGDDGLVAEIKALAGTNSSLLGDEDVLRMILPAIRNDYKAAETYNPGPGRELTCPVTALIGDSDPKATVADARAWEGHTKGAFDYRVFPGGHFYLNDCVPQILAMITEHLDGHRAGSAH
- a CDS encoding DUF5988 family protein, which codes for MSPTEPNVVLRGGTSPYLPEVQRIRRVSDTDDTLKLLLGNRYEHFEPTGESELHQGVALQVFRWVGSTKPAE
- a CDS encoding sigma-70 family RNA polymerase sigma factor, with translation MAALWSRARQRSSDEILIRALYEEHGRALLAYASRLTGDRAAAEDVVQETLIRAWKHHESLTNGKGSVRGWLLTVARNIVTDRCRARAARPTEVAESPANGPVEGDHAEAVVDSMVVLEALDRLSRDHREVLVELYFQGRTVTEAAKVLGIPAGTVKSRSHYALKALRELYTGNGEPRQPEGKSRLVVVKEAAA
- a CDS encoding 4'-phosphopantetheinyl transferase family protein, whose amino-acid sequence is MIERILPDSVIAYETLTDPPDAVLLPEEEALVRGAVPKRRDEFRTGRHCARRALAGLGFADQPLLRGPKGAPLWPETVAGSITHCDGYRAAAVALTEDVVSLGIDAEPNQPLPEGVLEAVALPEEQVRIKELLRGRPDVRWDRLLFSAKECIYKTWYPITRRPLGFEEATVDIDPVGGGFTARLADRSVRGVPGAPREFTGRWTAGGGLVLAAIVRPAGHRTGA
- a CDS encoding DUF4097 family beta strand repeat-containing protein, translated to MRRRRLRRIALVAVAGVVTTGLSGCGMTRGDSFDDNTTLSGKINSVLLDGSGDVTVRGRKGSAPLTLERRVDYKGDRPKKPTYRVENGVLVLGGCGKDCTAEYEVEVPEGTPVRGKVSGGTVKLSQVGAVRVTTGSGRIEMNGVTGAVEVVTGKGRITGRNIKGGPVRAQATDGTVHLTARTPVSATVRTDGGRINLRVPKGRYKVSVASEGGDTDVDMAHDPAARHGITLRSKDGDILLQDS
- a CDS encoding anti-sigma factor family protein, with product MSIQQHDSALLGAYVLGALDEEENREIEAHVAGCEGCRMEVEALRELEATLGELPPEAFLEGPPEDGDLLLGRTLRRVRAERDRAETRRRTVLAAVAAVAAVSVLGAGFFLGRGADEEKTVVQPRVTVTPVAPAPPAGVRVASATDAGTGARMAVRLTPAADWVRVNVAVGGIPAGELCRLLVVSRSGKTEVAGSWTVGSAEKGSNLDGSAAIPAAEVKEVVVENAAGKRYVVARMA
- a CDS encoding phosphotransferase enzyme family protein translates to MMQLTEISGLARYVNEDWQSPVADAVAARWGIAPGVARWWRSSASHVFVVPGTPEPDTARYLRFVPERYAAYGRFGTIAALMDRLHDSGLALAPPVRSAGGRLVETVETPIGTVRAMCLTEAPGEETGVEELTVAQARAWGALLADTHRHAAALDPGVTGALPRPLDTIAGAARLYADDTELAAAVTELAARLAGLARDPEVYGVVHGDFELDNPAWENGTATAFDFDEAALSWYAADIAHAVRDLTDEGRSDPARAGLLDSFLAGYREVRPLPGAGPDELLLFAGANAARSLVELHPVFATLDEGRPDDLDGLRADLAGHRDEQRRIVIAAAGLPPAAADARRPHPPWGNGGRPGGFSR
- a CDS encoding ATP-binding cassette domain-containing protein, translating into MPADGTFHQHSSSPDGTGPGNVPLADSHDVIEVRGARENNLRDVSVDIPKRRLTVFTGVSGSGKSSLVFGTIAAESQRLINETYTSFIQSFMPSVGRPEVDALRNLSAAIVVDQERMGANSRSTVGTATDAYTMLRIVFSRLGEPYVGPSHHFGFNNAEGMCPGCEGIGRVSDVDVDEVVDRSKSLNEGAILVPGFPVDSWQWKVMAGSGFYDPDKKVGDFDETELSDLLHRPLTKVKVDTSTLTYEGLITRIKRTYLAKDRAAMQSHIRAFVDRAVVFRTCPDCGGARLNEAALSCRIGGLNIAECSALQISDLAEWVRKLDAPAVAPLLGSLHGLLDSLVEIGLGYLSIDRTSSSLSGGEAQRVKMVRHLGSPLSDVTYVFDEPTIGLHPHDIQRMNGLLVRLRDKGNTVLVVEHKPEVIAIADHVVDLGPGAGTEGGLIGYAGDVAGLRTSGTLTGRHLGHRAALRETVRTPKGKLSIENATLHNLKNVSVDVPLGVLAVVTGVAGSGKSSLIHGHLSHREGVVVADQSPIRGSRRSNPATYTGLLAPIRNAFAKANGVKAALFSANSEGACAGCNGVGLVYTDLAMMAGVASVCEQCEGKRYTPEVLTYTLRGKNISEVLEMPIAEAHGFFVSGQARTVLGRLHDVGLGYVRLGQPLNTLSGGERQRLKLAIHMAEKSSTYILDEPTTGLHLADVDKLLALLDRLVDTGNSVIVIEHHLAVMAHADWIIDIGPGGGHDGGQVVFTGTPRELVTAGDTLTARHLGSYVNG